In Arachis stenosperma cultivar V10309 chromosome 1, arast.V10309.gnm1.PFL2, whole genome shotgun sequence, one DNA window encodes the following:
- the LOC130975290 gene encoding uncharacterized protein LOC130975290 — protein MDAVHQSGVFCLFQLSQKQHDKVQATVEDDLITTFIHQLKEGHVCIISDFKVIPNGGLVRVTRHRFRILFKCSTSVVAATNRVIPNPGLSLTFMDKILQKRTDYEYLIDFVGVLCGLKRKMDVECNGKILKVIVLEVFADGKKIPCNLVGDCSALIDIDSLQKYHRPPVLILQSFKIKINRDKVSLQNVINVSRVSINPDMQETVNFLDEYHIASHHFSRLRSNEIGDLVSVIDDESFDWKLIRTIANLKGNNEDGQFFVVGKIKEIVENPEWWVFFCVCGHPIVGDDNVFHCQLCGREVQHFMISYRIKILVEDGTSCGMFVLLDSAATKLLGRTCSDVFLLLEDEHEDVSSDSAFSPIVEDFSQCGQLRSYDNQVISGVPIQLHIIKEMLADILCAKIYSSASRNDQICFLIGEIIDVLKHQNLVFMVQSKNDYTVPNSMISQLMNKKIVFIVDPRPIGYELNKSLHVVRAICDDIDIVRFLEDSTHDNQQQNPVEFHSNASIQCSSSSGAPVHQASPISVLNWNCWTVNYDFHARISSSQGSNLVGNHQPLTIREEFWRAFGQCENTGETVERMNECSG, from the exons ATGGATGCTGTTCATCAATCAGGGGTCTTCTGTCTCTTCCAATTATCCCAAAAACAG cacGACAAGGTCCAAGCAACTGTTGAGGATGATTTGATCACAACTTTTATTCATCAGTTAAAAGAAGGACATGTATGCATTATTTCCGACTTCAAAGTGATACCTAATGGTGGATTGGTTAGGGTTACAAGACATCGATTCCGCATCCTTTTCAAGTGTAGTACCTCTGTTGTTGCAGCTACAAATAGAGTCATACCTAATCCTGGTTTAAGTTTAACCTTTATGGACAAGATTCTTCAAAAGCGCACTGATTATGAGTACTTAATAG ATTTTGTTGGGGTGCTGTGCGGATTGAAAAGGAAAATGGATGTTGAGTGTAATGGAAAGATATTGAAAGTTATTGTCCTTGAGGTTTTTGCTGATGG GAAGAAAATACCCTGCAATCTTGTTGGTGACTGTTCTGCTCTTATAGACATCGATAGTTTGCAAAAGTATCACAGACCACCAGTTCTTATTTTGCAATCTTTCAAGATCAAAATCAATAGAG aTAAAGTTAGTctccaaaatgtgatcaatgtTTCTCGGGTTTCAATCAACCCTGATATGCAGGAAACTGTGAATTTTCTCGATGA aTACCATATCGCAAGCCACCATTTCAGTAGACTGCGTAGTAATGAGATTGGGGATTTAGTATCTGTAATTGATGATGAATCTTTTGACTGGAAACTAATACGGACTATTGCTAATCTTAAGGGAAACAATGAG gATGGACAATTCTTTGTGGTTGGAAAAATTAAAGAGATTGTTGAAAATCCAGAGTGGTGGGTCTTTTTTTGTGTTTGTGGTCATCCAATTGTAGGTGATGATAATGTGTTTCATTGTCAGCTGTGCGGCAGAGAGGTCCAGCATTTTATGATAAG TTACAGGATTAAGATACTTGTTGAAGATGGGACTTCTTGTGGAATGTTTGTCTTGTTAGACAGTGCAGCCACTAAGCTATTGGGGAGAACCTGTTCTGATGTGTTTTTGTTGTTAGAAGATGAACATGAG GATGTTAGTTCTGATTCGGCCTTTAGCCCAATAGTTGAAGACTTCTCTCAGTGTGGACAACTTAGAAGTTATGACAACCAAGTCATATCTGGTGTTCCAATACAACTGCATATCATTAAAGAGATGCTTGCTGATATTCTTTGTGCTAAAATATATTCTTCTGCATCAAGAAAT GATCAGATTTGTTTTTTGATCGGTGAGATTATTGATGTGCTGAAACATCAGAA tttagtgtttatggttCAG TCAAAGAATGATTACACTGTTCCGAATAGCATGATTTCTCAGTTGATGAACAAGAAAATTGTCTTCATAGTGGATCCTAGACCCATTGGATATGAATTGAATAAATCTCTTCATGTTGTTCGTGCAATATGTGATGATATTGATATTGTGAGGTTTTTGGAGGATTCCACCCATGATAATCAACAGCAG AATCCAGTTGAGTTTCACTCCAATGCAAGCATTCAATGTTCGTCGAGCTCAGGTGCTCCAGTGCATCAGGCTTCACCGATTTCTGTTCTGAACTGGAATTGTTGG ACTGTTAACTATGATTTTCATGCAAGAATCTCATCCTCACAAGGTTCCAATTTAGTTGGGAATCATCAGCCTCTCACTATTAGGGAGGAGTTTTGGAGGGCCTTTGGACAATGTGAAAATACTGGCGAAACTGTTGAAAGGATGAATGAGTGTAGTGGCTAA